The following proteins are encoded in a genomic region of Bacillota bacterium:
- the flhB gene encoding flagellar biosynthesis protein FlhB produces the protein MPAEERTEQATPRRRQEARRRGQVARSVDLSSVAVFLAVVLVLNAVSEGALQGAMESIRFALTNLSHTEFSPALALSFVMGCLSHAAKAFLPVVGVAMVVGVVVNLLQVGVMFTAEPLAPNWARINPVSGFVRLFSRRAFVEGTKMLLKVLLIGWLAFSAVRADAAMLLRTSEIDPLMVLMLVGQLLYKIAWRVGLAMLVLAVLDYGFQRWEYEKSLRMTKEEVKQEMKQTEGDPQVKSRIRARQQAIARRRMMQAVPKADVVVTNPTHYAVALQYDSQKMAAPTVVAKGMNFIALRIREIALQHGVPIVENPPLAQSLYRTVEVGEQIPPALYQAVAEVLAYVYRLRRPNSR, from the coding sequence ATGCCTGCAGAAGAACGCACCGAACAAGCTACACCACGACGCCGACAGGAAGCACGGCGACGGGGACAGGTTGCCCGTTCCGTTGACCTGTCATCGGTGGCGGTTTTTTTGGCAGTGGTTTTGGTACTGAATGCGGTCAGCGAGGGCGCGCTGCAGGGGGCGATGGAGTCCATCCGTTTTGCGCTGACCAACCTCAGCCACACCGAGTTCTCTCCTGCGCTCGCGCTCTCATTCGTGATGGGTTGCTTAAGCCATGCCGCGAAGGCGTTCCTGCCCGTGGTTGGCGTGGCGATGGTGGTGGGTGTGGTAGTGAACCTGCTGCAAGTAGGCGTGATGTTCACCGCCGAGCCGCTGGCTCCCAACTGGGCGCGGATTAACCCTGTCAGCGGCTTCGTGCGGCTGTTCTCGCGTCGGGCGTTCGTGGAAGGTACGAAGATGCTGTTGAAGGTGCTACTGATTGGGTGGCTGGCGTTCTCGGCGGTGCGGGCGGATGCGGCGATGTTGCTGAGAACCAGTGAGATCGACCCGCTGATGGTGCTGATGCTGGTGGGGCAGTTGCTGTACAAGATAGCGTGGCGGGTTGGGCTGGCGATGCTGGTACTGGCGGTGCTGGACTACGGTTTCCAGCGATGGGAGTACGAAAAGAGCCTGCGCATGACCAAAGAGGAGGTCAAGCAGGAGATGAAACAGACGGAGGGCGACCCGCAGGTGAAATCACGCATCCGCGCCCGCCAGCAGGCTATCGCCCGCCGCCGCATGATGCAGGCAGTACCTAAAGCAGATGTGGTGGTCACCAACCCAACCCACTACGCGGTCGCCCTGCAGTATGATTCGCAGAAGATGGCGGCGCCCACCGTCGTGGCGAAGGGGATGAACTTCATCGCGCTGCGCATCCGCGAAATCGCGTTGCAACATGGCGTGCCGATTGTGGAGAACCCCCCTCTGGCGCAGAGCCTGTATCGCACGGTGGAAGTCGGTGAGCAGATACCCCCCGCGCTTTATCAGGCAGTGGCGGAGGTGCTGGCATACGTGTATCGACTGCGCCGCCCCAATTCACGGTGA